One genomic window of Actinomycetota bacterium includes the following:
- a CDS encoding alpha-amylase family glycosyl hydrolase yields the protein MEDIPWWKRAVIYQVAVPSFRDSDGDGYGDLRGLLEKLDYLNDGTLRSLGVDAVWLTPIFDSPWADFGYDVRDYYTIHPRLGDLDLFRELLEQCHRRGIKVILDMVLNHTSEEHPWFVESRSSRDNPKRDWYIWRDGRAPGKPPNRWRAVVEGSAWEWDERTGQYYYHAFLSQQPDLNWRNPEVKEEMFRVCRYWLDRGVDGFRLDLINFLFEDELLRDNPRKLGLRPYDWQVHLYDRSRPESLEVVRELRRMLDGYPERMMMGEVYTDRPEDAVALLGDGSDALHLSFYLDFAMRRWRAGGFQDSVLWLERHVPPGAWPCYYLSNHDLVRHYTRLGRGGDAEARARVAAAMLLTLRGTPILYYGEEIGMPQSRIPRPYIRDPIGKKFWPLPVGRDGARTPMHWSGSRNAGFTDGEPWLPLHPSFKWKNVESQDGDPASLLNWYRRLIRLRRENLALTAGGFIPIRNVPGTVFAYLRERGDRAVAVFLNFSSRSLAFRVPGEVSSRGTAWRALLSTHREEGEPLRPAGRLELAGYEALLALPDS from the coding sequence ATGGAAGACATTCCCTGGTGGAAAAGGGCGGTCATCTACCAGGTGGCAGTCCCCAGCTTCAGGGACTCCGACGGCGACGGATACGGAGACCTCCGGGGGCTCCTGGAGAAGCTGGATTATCTCAACGACGGTACTCTGCGTTCGCTGGGAGTGGATGCGGTGTGGCTTACCCCCATTTTCGACTCTCCCTGGGCGGATTTCGGTTACGACGTGCGGGATTATTACACCATCCATCCCCGCTTGGGTGACCTGGATCTCTTCCGGGAACTCCTGGAGCAATGCCACCGCCGTGGGATTAAGGTCATCCTGGACATGGTGCTCAACCACACCTCGGAGGAGCATCCCTGGTTCGTGGAATCTCGTTCCTCCAGGGACAACCCGAAGCGGGACTGGTACATATGGCGTGACGGGCGGGCGCCGGGAAAGCCGCCCAACCGCTGGCGGGCGGTGGTGGAGGGCAGCGCCTGGGAATGGGACGAAAGGACGGGTCAATATTACTACCACGCCTTCCTGTCTCAGCAGCCGGACCTCAACTGGCGAAACCCCGAGGTGAAGGAGGAGATGTTCCGGGTATGCCGCTACTGGCTGGACCGCGGGGTGGACGGTTTCCGCCTGGACCTCATCAACTTCCTCTTCGAGGACGAGCTCCTGCGCGACAATCCCCGCAAGCTCGGCCTGCGCCCCTATGACTGGCAGGTGCACCTCTACGACCGCTCCCGGCCGGAGAGCCTGGAGGTGGTGCGGGAGCTGAGGCGCATGCTTGACGGCTATCCCGAACGCATGATGATGGGGGAGGTGTATACCGACCGACCGGAAGACGCGGTGGCCCTACTAGGGGATGGCTCGGATGCCCTGCACCTGTCCTTCTACCTGGACTTCGCCATGAGGAGGTGGAGGGCGGGAGGTTTCCAGGACTCCGTTCTCTGGCTGGAGCGGCATGTCCCGCCCGGTGCCTGGCCCTGCTATTACCTATCCAACCATGACCTGGTGCGGCACTACACCAGGCTGGGAAGAGGGGGAGACGCCGAGGCGCGGGCCAGGGTGGCCGCGGCCATGCTCCTCACTCTGCGCGGTACCCCCATCCTTTATTACGGCGAGGAGATAGGCATGCCTCAGAGCCGCATCCCCCGCCCGTATATCAGGGATCCCATTGGGAAGAAGTTCTGGCCCCTTCCCGTGGGTAGGGACGGGGCGCGCACACCCATGCATTGGAGCGGGAGCAGGAACGCGGGCTTTACGGACGGGGAACCCTGGCTTCCCCTCCACCCCTCTTTCAAATGGAAAAACGTGGAATCCCAGGATGGGGACCCCGCTTCCCTCCTCAACTGGTACCGCCGGCTGATCCGGCTCCGCCGCGAGAATCTTGCCCTCACCGCCGGCGGTTTTATTCCCATCCGCAACGTTCCCGGAACGGTTTTCGCCTACCTGCGCGAACGCGGGGATCGAGCGGTCGCCGTGTTCCTCAACTTCTCTTCCCGTTCCCTCGCCTTTCGGGTGCCCGGGGAGGTATCCTCGCGCGGGACCGCCTGGAGGGCGCTCCTATCCACCCACCGGGAGGAGGGAGAACCGCTCCGGCCCGCCGGCCGCCTGGAACTGGCGGGGTACGAGGCGTTGCTGGCCCTCCCGGATTCCTGA